From a region of the Bradyrhizobium diazoefficiens genome:
- a CDS encoding IclR family transcriptional regulator: MSKTGVDAVGRALAILKAFGAERTAMTLTEIADATGLYKSTVLRLAASLEADGFLVRGPDRLFRPGPELWRLGALYQRGLDLGEVIRPALRRLVEATGETASFYVADGDERICLYRVNSPRSVRHHLEEGQRLPIDRGAAGRVLTAYRESSDPAGKKIRERGFYVSIGERDPEVAAAAVPLVDVHGKLRGALSLSAIRTRFDADARKTAVDALKSEAKALAGLLPASEE, translated from the coding sequence ATGAGCAAGACTGGCGTTGACGCTGTTGGCAGGGCTCTCGCGATCCTGAAAGCCTTCGGCGCGGAACGCACCGCGATGACGCTCACCGAAATTGCTGACGCAACCGGCCTCTATAAGAGCACGGTGCTGCGGCTGGCCGCCTCGCTGGAAGCCGACGGTTTCCTGGTTCGAGGCCCGGACCGGTTATTTCGGCCGGGACCGGAGCTGTGGCGGCTCGGCGCGCTCTATCAACGCGGCCTGGACCTCGGTGAAGTGATCCGGCCGGCGCTGCGCCGACTGGTCGAAGCAACCGGGGAAACCGCGTCCTTCTATGTCGCGGATGGCGATGAACGCATCTGTCTTTACCGCGTCAATTCTCCACGTTCGGTTCGGCACCACCTTGAAGAGGGGCAGCGGTTGCCTATCGATCGCGGCGCCGCTGGGCGGGTTCTCACCGCCTACCGCGAGTCATCTGATCCGGCGGGGAAGAAGATCCGCGAGCGCGGCTTCTACGTTTCGATCGGCGAGCGGGATCCGGAGGTTGCTGCTGCAGCCGTGCCCTTGGTCGACGTGCATGGCAAACTGAGGGGAGCCCTCTCACTGTCAGCGATCAGAACCCGGTTCGATGCTGACGCGCGCAAGACCGCAGTCGATGCTCTGAAGTCAGAAGCGAAGGCCTTGGCGGGCTTGTTGCCAGCGAGCGAAGAATGA
- a CDS encoding ABC transporter ATP-binding protein, whose translation MEGQPALAVDLRGVMIRFGAFTAVESMNLQVGDSEFVAVVGPTGCGKSTILNTVTGLLKPASGEVRVFGMPLAGLNEQSGYMLQQEGLLPWKTAQDNVGLGLVFQGKSLEAARAEARPWLAKVGLKGFEERYPHQLSGGQRKRVAMAQTLIMEPRIVLMDEPFSALDVHTRRLMHRILLDLWQAERRCLIFITHDLDEAITLADRVVVMSSGPRSRMVGDVKITLPRPRDVSALQTTDEFVALYREIWSLLGTEVEKSYATQN comes from the coding sequence ATGGAAGGGCAGCCGGCGCTCGCCGTTGATTTACGTGGCGTGATGATCCGCTTCGGCGCCTTCACGGCCGTCGAGAGTATGAACCTCCAGGTCGGCGACAGCGAATTTGTCGCGGTCGTGGGGCCAACCGGCTGCGGCAAGTCCACCATCCTGAATACCGTCACGGGGCTTCTGAAGCCCGCGTCGGGGGAGGTCCGCGTCTTCGGCATGCCGCTCGCCGGGCTGAATGAGCAGTCCGGCTACATGCTGCAGCAGGAAGGGCTGCTGCCGTGGAAGACCGCGCAGGACAATGTCGGCCTCGGTCTGGTATTCCAGGGCAAGTCACTCGAAGCTGCGCGCGCGGAAGCGCGACCCTGGCTCGCGAAGGTCGGCCTCAAAGGGTTCGAGGAGCGCTACCCGCATCAACTCTCTGGCGGTCAGCGCAAGCGGGTCGCGATGGCGCAGACGCTGATCATGGAGCCGAGAATCGTCCTGATGGACGAGCCCTTCTCGGCGCTTGACGTCCACACCCGCCGGCTGATGCACCGCATCCTGCTCGACCTCTGGCAGGCGGAGCGACGCTGCCTGATCTTCATCACACACGATCTCGATGAGGCGATCACGCTCGCTGACCGCGTGGTCGTCATGTCGTCGGGTCCTCGGAGCCGGATGGTCGGCGACGTCAAGATCACCCTGCCGCGTCCGCGCGATGTCTCTGCGCTCCAGACCACGGACGAGTTTGTCGCCCTCTATCGCGAGATCTGGTCCCTGCTCGGCACTGAAGTGGAGAAGAGCTATGCCACGCAGAACTAA
- a CDS encoding ABC transporter permease yields MPRRTKVVATQVTIILVLLLIWEFGVRSGIVDAFFFPAPSALIERIKEWTSTGDFWTDVGITLVETILSFVVGIAIGTALGIWLGLSPFAADVVQPFIKMLNAIPRILLGPIFVIWFGLGLTSKVALGVTLVLFVAFFNTFQGVREVNPVVLANARLLRASKSSLLRHVYLPSATTWILSSLRVSVGMAVMGAVVAEYLGSSAGLGHLIAQAEGVLDATGVFAGIIVLSAFVIVLDAVVDRAEKRLLVWRPMPAHET; encoded by the coding sequence ATGCCACGCAGAACTAAGGTCGTCGCCACGCAGGTCACCATCATCCTCGTGCTGCTTCTGATCTGGGAATTCGGCGTGCGGTCTGGAATTGTTGATGCGTTCTTCTTTCCGGCGCCGTCCGCTCTGATCGAGCGGATAAAAGAATGGACGTCCACCGGCGATTTCTGGACCGATGTCGGCATCACGTTGGTCGAGACGATCCTATCCTTCGTCGTCGGGATAGCGATCGGCACAGCGCTCGGGATTTGGCTCGGCCTGAGCCCGTTCGCGGCCGACGTCGTTCAGCCTTTCATCAAGATGCTCAATGCGATCCCCCGCATTCTGCTGGGACCGATCTTCGTCATCTGGTTTGGCCTCGGACTGACGTCCAAGGTCGCGCTCGGCGTAACCTTGGTGTTGTTCGTCGCCTTCTTCAACACCTTCCAGGGCGTGCGCGAGGTCAATCCGGTCGTGCTCGCAAATGCGCGGCTTTTGCGAGCCTCGAAATCCTCGTTGTTGCGCCACGTCTATCTGCCGTCCGCCACGACTTGGATCCTGTCGAGCCTGCGAGTGTCCGTCGGCATGGCAGTCATGGGGGCCGTCGTGGCCGAGTACCTCGGCTCGTCCGCAGGTCTTGGCCATCTGATCGCGCAGGCCGAAGGCGTGCTCGACGCAACCGGCGTGTTCGCCGGAATCATCGTCTTGTCCGCATTCGTCATTGTTCTCGACGCCGTCGTCGACCGTGCGGAAAAACGCCTCCTGGTCTGGCGGCCAATGCCCGCTCACGAAACCTGA